One window from the genome of Bacillus weihaiensis encodes:
- a CDS encoding F0F1 ATP synthase subunit epsilon, with translation MKTVLVNVVTPDGPVYDADVEMVSVKAQSGELGILPGHIPMVAPLRIGAVRLKQGSSTEFVAVTGGFIEVRPDKITILAQAAERAESIDVARAKEAKKRAEERLNHKTDDIDFKRAELALQRAINRLNVTK, from the coding sequence ATGAAGACAGTATTAGTTAATGTCGTTACTCCCGATGGCCCAGTTTACGATGCAGACGTAGAAATGGTGAGTGTTAAAGCTCAAAGTGGTGAGCTTGGTATTTTACCAGGTCATATTCCTATGGTTGCCCCATTGCGAATTGGAGCAGTTCGCCTAAAGCAAGGGAGCAGCACTGAATTCGTTGCTGTTACTGGCGGCTTTATCGAAGTACGACCTGACAAGATTACGATCTTAGCACAGGCAGCTGAACGTGCAGAGTCAATCGATGTGGCTCGTGCAAAAGAAGCAAAAAAACGTGCAGAAGAGCGTCTGAATCATAAAACAGATGATATCGACTTTAAACGTGCAGAACTAGCACTTCAACGTGCCATCAACCGTTTAAACGTAACGAAATAA